The segment GACACTGCAAATCGCGCGATCGCGAATCGTCTCTTTGACACGATCACGCCCAAACTGCACGTGCAGCCGAAACCCTATGCAGGCGGTGATGTGCCGCCTTCCTAATCCTCATCCGCTAAGGAGTTCGATAGGGCATCGGTGCGCCCCCGATTGGGGGCTGAATTTGATAACTCGGAATCAGCGTTGCAGCATGTGCACCAGTTGGGGGCTGAATGGGCGCGCTTGGAATCAGGGTTGAAGGTTCTGAGCCAATCGGCGGCGCAAACGAACAACATTCAATCGGTTCAGCCCCAATTGGCGGCTGAACGGACGCGCTTGGAACCAAAGTTGAAGGTTCTGAGCCAATCGGCGGCAAATAAGATGGCTGAATCGCGACTCCTCCGATCGGCGGCTTAATCTCATAGCTCAAATAGCCAGGAGGAGGAGTCGTTACAATCGGAGGAGGCACCATCAAATCATGAGAAGGGATGACCCCGCCAATCGGCGGACGAATTGCCTGTTGATGCGGATCGGTGGGTGGCGTATAACCGGCAGGTGGACGGAGATACTTGTTTTCACGACGATGCGGCATAGGAATCGACTCAGAGAAAATATTGAGTAGCATTACTATACCGGGGAAGCGAAAACTTTTTTAATTTTTAATTAATCTTTTCGATAGTGACGAGGCGTATAGACCCAAACGTTGCTTTCTGATTGATTGAAAATTCGGGTCTGACTTGATCCAATCAAAATGACCGTTCTCATATCTGCATCGGTTGGCTCTAACTCTTTTAAGCTCTTCACTTGCGTTTGCTGTCCAGGTCTTCCTAAATTGCGCGCTAGCACGACCGGAGTATTGGGCGATCGATAATTCAACAAGAGTTCTTTTGCTTTTTCAAGCTGCCAGGTGCGAGTGTTAGAAATCGGATTGTAGAATGCGATCGCAAAATCTGCTTTCGCAGCCGCACAAATTCGATCCGCGATCGTGTCCCAAGGCTTGAGAATATCCGAAAGTGAAATCGCGCAGAAATCATGCCCTAACGGCGCACCCACTTGAGCCGCAGCCGCTTGCATCGCAGAAATCCCTGGACACACTTGAATCTCGATCGTCTGCCAGTCTGGCTTCGCATCGCGTTCTAGCACTTCAAACACTGCCGCTGCCATCGCATAGATTCCCGGATCACCCGAAGAAACCATTACAACAGATCTGCCCTGTGCTGCAAGATCGAGTGCTAATGCTGCCCGGTCTAGCTCTTCACGATTATCAAATATATGCAAATTCTGATAGGTGCGCAGTGGCTCAACTAAGTTCAAGTAAGTTTGGTAGCCAATCCAATCGGTTGAATTGCGAAGTACCGCTTTGACCTGAGGGGACATCCATTCAGCCGATCCGGGACCTGTTCCAATGATGGCAAGCCGCTTAGAAGATTGATAAACCAAACATTCTGAACTGCCTTGAACTACTTCTGCTGTAATCTTGATCGTGAGCTTTGCATCATCCGCGATCGGTAACTGGCTCTTTTCTAACCAAGGCGCAGAGCCTTCAATTTTAACTGTCGCTCCTGCCAGTAGCTCAGCGAGGAATGTTTTTGCATCATCGGGATTCACTAACCGATAGCCATTAGGCGGAGACAGCAATGCGGTGCGAAATCGAATATCTCCAGTGGTTGTAATCGCAGGTACGACTTCTACGACAGTTGCAATTTGGCGAGCGAGATCATTTACGCCCTGCAATCCACCGAGTAATGGAACGACTGCGCTCCCATCTTCAGCCATTGCAATTACGGGCGGCTCTTGCCACTTATTTGACAGCAAGGGAGCGATCGTGCGAATTAAGATCCCTGCTGCACAAATTCCGACGATCGCAGTTCCTTGGGTAAATAGCTCTCGAACGGTTTCGCCAAATTGAGTAAAAGAAACATCGACGCCTGTCGTGCGATGCTCTAGCCCATACAAAGTCGCATTGGGTAGAGCATCGACAATTTGACGCGCGATCGGCACACTCGCCTGACCTAAAACGATGACTGCAATTAAGGTTGCCATTTGCTCGGAATCACAATCATAGAGAAATAAGGAACTTCTGCCGGATCAAGCTCACTAATCGGAACAATCCGCTGTTGAGAAGTTGTTGCTCGCTCGATGTATTTTGCTCGATCGTACAATCCCAACTCTTTCAGGACAGTCACAACTTTTGTAAAATGCCGTCCCAGTTTGATGATCGCGGCTGCATCTGCAACTGCTAGGCTTTTTTTCAAGTCTTCAGCCGACATAATGGCAGAAACAACCATAAACACATCATTTCGATAGGTCAAAGGTGTCCCTAACATCGCTGGACTTGCCATGACACAAGATACACCCGGAATCACTTCGGTAGGAAACCGATCAGACAACCGACTGTACAAATACATGAATGAGCCATAGAAGAATGGATCACCTTCACACAAAACGACAACATCGCGTCCTT is part of the Leptolyngbya boryana PCC 6306 genome and harbors:
- the cobJ gene encoding precorrin-3B C(17)-methyltransferase produces the protein MATLIAVIVLGQASVPIARQIVDALPNATLYGLEHRTTGVDVSFTQFGETVRELFTQGTAIVGICAAGILIRTIAPLLSNKWQEPPVIAMAEDGSAVVPLLGGLQGVNDLARQIATVVEVVPAITTTGDIRFRTALLSPPNGYRLVNPDDAKTFLAELLAGATVKIEGSAPWLEKSQLPIADDAKLTIKITAEVVQGSSECLVYQSSKRLAIIGTGPGSAEWMSPQVKAVLRNSTDWIGYQTYLNLVEPLRTYQNLHIFDNREELDRAALALDLAAQGRSVVMVSSGDPGIYAMAAAVFEVLERDAKPDWQTIEIQVCPGISAMQAAAAQVGAPLGHDFCAISLSDILKPWDTIADRICAAAKADFAIAFYNPISNTRTWQLEKAKELLLNYRSPNTPVVLARNLGRPGQQTQVKSLKELEPTDADMRTVILIGSSQTRIFNQSESNVWVYTPRHYRKD
- a CDS encoding precorrin-2 C(20)-methyltransferase, which translates into the protein MTGRLYGIGIGPGDPELLTMKAFRVLRSAQVVAYPLSDSALKLARSIVAEYLHPEQIEVPMYFPFKLEESAQPYYDKAAETLAEHLQQGRDVVVLCEGDPFFYGSFMYLYSRLSDRFPTEVIPGVSCVMASPAMLGTPLTYRNDVFMVVSAIMSAEDLKKSLAVADAAAIIKLGRHFTKVVTVLKELGLYDRAKYIERATTSQQRIVPISELDPAEVPYFSMIVIPSKWQP